A single Symbiobacterium thermophilum IAM 14863 DNA region contains:
- the bshB2 gene encoding bacillithiol biosynthesis deacetylase BshB2 — protein MKEHVLVIMPHPDDETFAVGGTIALYAQRGVPVTYVCGTRGEMGRRMGRPPFATRESLPGLREKELREACRILGITDLRFLGLWDKTVEFEDPEALAARLKAIIEEIRPSLIITYHPDYSVHPDHMALGRATVRAVAQLPPDRRPPVHTRAFGKASAVLGEPDLVVDVRPVWETKLAAIRAHRSQSALVLADDDPEAQERLRRDRTQEAYYVWKFKD, from the coding sequence GTGAAAGAGCACGTGCTGGTCATCATGCCGCATCCCGACGACGAGACCTTTGCGGTGGGCGGCACCATCGCCCTGTACGCCCAGCGGGGGGTACCCGTCACCTACGTGTGCGGCACCCGGGGCGAGATGGGCCGGCGCATGGGCCGGCCGCCGTTTGCCACGCGCGAGAGCCTGCCCGGGCTGCGGGAGAAGGAGCTCAGGGAGGCGTGCCGCATCCTGGGCATCACCGACCTGCGCTTCCTCGGGCTGTGGGACAAGACCGTGGAGTTCGAGGACCCCGAGGCCCTGGCTGCGCGCCTGAAGGCCATCATCGAGGAGATCCGGCCCTCCTTGATTATCACCTACCACCCCGACTACAGCGTCCACCCCGACCACATGGCCCTGGGCCGGGCGACGGTGCGGGCCGTGGCCCAGCTGCCCCCGGACCGGCGTCCGCCGGTGCACACCCGCGCTTTCGGCAAGGCGTCCGCAGTCCTGGGAGAGCCGGACCTGGTTGTGGACGTGCGGCCGGTCTGGGAGACCAAGTTGGCGGCTATCCGGGCCCACCGTTCCCAGAGCGCGCTGGTGCTTGCGGATGACGACCCGGAGGCGCAGGAGCGGCTGCGCCGGGACCGGACACAGGAAGCCTACTACGTGTGGAAATTCAAGGACTAG
- a CDS encoding YojF family protein, translating into MEPIDREVVQQRLESFVNTDVYMHLETTNGAYAGEAAGGNGMAVCAFVRNARVRFSRAQITGSGPYRVGLQLHSGEGWTYAEGLTDYEVDEQGRLLLAGHDANGCLAIALELSHTPFPMK; encoded by the coding sequence ATGGAGCCGATCGATCGCGAGGTTGTGCAGCAGCGGTTGGAATCCTTCGTGAACACCGACGTCTACATGCACCTGGAGACGACCAACGGCGCTTACGCCGGGGAGGCGGCCGGGGGGAACGGGATGGCGGTCTGTGCCTTCGTCCGCAACGCCCGGGTGCGGTTCAGCCGTGCCCAGATCACGGGCTCGGGCCCGTATCGGGTGGGTCTGCAACTGCATTCCGGCGAGGGCTGGACCTACGCCGAGGGGCTCACGGACTACGAGGTGGACGAGCAGGGCCGGCTGCTGTTGGCCGGCCACGACGCCAACGGCTGTCTGGCCATCGCTCTGGAGCTGAGCCATACGCCGTTCCCGATGAAGTAG
- a CDS encoding bactofilin family protein, translating into MFFGWRWKQDALPYSVIDRGTEVQGPIRSRGVLEVRGHVRGAVIHEGRMVVAPGGVCSGPVRSDDLYLQGEIHGDVTVTGTLRIGNGGQLYGDADCRRLIIDPGGCFVGINRSELEGRAAGPAAAQAGGAPSAVPVSNGAVPSPPTGLGVRSRGRRAARPGGHCRDHGPADGAARPGAADHRLPRVHAHEAPVGAGGV; encoded by the coding sequence ATGTTCTTCGGGTGGCGTTGGAAGCAGGACGCATTGCCGTATTCGGTGATCGACCGGGGAACCGAGGTCCAGGGTCCGATCCGGTCGCGCGGGGTTCTCGAGGTCCGGGGGCACGTCCGCGGCGCCGTCATCCACGAGGGGCGGATGGTCGTCGCCCCGGGGGGCGTCTGCTCCGGCCCCGTGCGGTCCGACGACCTGTACCTGCAGGGCGAGATCCACGGCGACGTCACGGTGACCGGCACGCTCCGGATCGGCAACGGGGGGCAGCTGTACGGGGACGCCGACTGCCGCCGGCTGATCATCGATCCCGGCGGGTGCTTCGTGGGGATCAACCGCTCGGAGCTGGAGGGCCGGGCGGCCGGACCGGCCGCCGCCCAGGCCGGGGGGGCGCCGTCGGCTGTTCCGGTGTCCAACGGCGCGGTGCCCTCCCCCCCAACCGGTCTGGGCGTCCGCTCCCGCGGCCGTCGAGCCGCCCGCCCGGGAGGGCACTGCCGGGACCATGGCCCCGCAGACGGTGCAGCCCGTCCAGGAGCAGCAGACCATCGTCTTCCGCGGGTACATGCGCACGAAGCGCCGGTTGGCGCAGGAGGCGTCTGA
- a CDS encoding ParM/StbA family protein, protein MERLIGVDLGYGFVKATDGREGYLFPSVVGDGSPYLPLRLASQETDPTDNLRVQIGDRVYHVGTLAVRQSRMAYGFLSVMRDEGNDLLVLFLTALSLFASEANTTFSVVTGLPPGRMHLADQFVRSVRGDHRVVRYRTGNPEELYLRVDRVTVVPQPLGTYWSQVLDARGQLAQQHPAADARVGIVDIGFRTTDLVTVEGGEYVPEQSRTVPTGLSAAYGAVANALLREYGIERENHALDEAIISGEIGVSGRRVDITGLREKAFEQLATKVLVEIRSTWQVADYDFLWFTGGGGLALQRYLVPQFSQASLIADPLTANSREYLAWAHYIYGTGGAPWLERTPVNPQPRQG, encoded by the coding sequence ATGGAACGGCTTATCGGCGTAGATCTTGGCTACGGATTTGTCAAAGCCACGGACGGGCGGGAAGGGTACCTGTTCCCGAGCGTCGTGGGAGACGGCAGCCCCTACCTGCCGCTGCGGCTCGCATCCCAGGAGACCGACCCCACGGACAACCTGCGCGTGCAGATCGGCGACAGGGTTTACCACGTGGGTACGCTGGCCGTGCGCCAGTCCCGCATGGCCTACGGGTTCCTGTCGGTGATGCGCGACGAGGGCAACGATCTGCTGGTCCTCTTCCTCACGGCCCTGAGCCTCTTTGCGAGCGAGGCCAACACCACGTTCTCCGTCGTCACCGGGCTGCCCCCGGGCCGCATGCACCTGGCGGACCAGTTCGTCCGCAGCGTGCGGGGCGACCACCGGGTGGTCCGGTATCGGACCGGCAACCCCGAGGAGCTGTACCTGCGCGTCGACCGGGTCACCGTGGTTCCGCAGCCGCTGGGCACGTACTGGTCGCAGGTGCTGGATGCCAGGGGCCAGCTGGCGCAGCAGCACCCTGCGGCAGACGCCCGGGTGGGCATCGTCGACATCGGCTTCCGCACCACGGACCTGGTGACGGTGGAGGGCGGCGAGTACGTGCCCGAGCAGAGCCGCACCGTGCCCACCGGCCTCTCCGCAGCCTACGGCGCGGTGGCGAACGCCCTGCTCCGGGAGTACGGCATCGAGCGCGAGAACCACGCGCTGGACGAGGCCATCATCTCCGGCGAGATCGGCGTCAGCGGGCGGCGGGTGGACATCACCGGCCTCCGGGAGAAGGCCTTCGAGCAGCTGGCCACCAAGGTGCTGGTGGAGATCCGGTCCACGTGGCAGGTAGCGGACTACGACTTCCTGTGGTTCACCGGGGGCGGCGGCCTGGCCCTGCAGCGGTACCTGGTGCCGCAGTTCTCGCAGGCCAGCCTGATCGCCGACCCGCTGACGGCCAACAGCCGCGAGTACCTCGCCTGGGCCCACTACATCTACGGGACCGGCGGCGCGCCCTGGCTGGAGCGGACCCCGGTGAATCCGCAGCCCCGCCAGGGGTGA
- a CDS encoding PCYCGC motif-containing (lipo)protein, with protein MTTKRLHSPWSRALACVAMAVLLLALSGVVAGCSGQTGNHSRDAAQEATLPEGFPEAPDWYHHAPKPIQETYLAAAHHHDELQHIPCYCGCGAFHASNSDCYFQRDETGAVVAFDRHAVGCQICLDITRQTVAGLESGRSLTRIRQEIDEAYQAMGLTPTPTPLPPPDQ; from the coding sequence ATGACGACGAAGCGCTTGCACTCGCCGTGGTCCAGAGCCCTCGCCTGCGTCGCGATGGCCGTCCTGCTCCTCGCCCTGTCCGGTGTGGTAGCGGGCTGCTCCGGGCAGACGGGCAACCACAGCCGGGACGCCGCGCAGGAGGCGACCCTGCCGGAGGGGTTCCCCGAGGCGCCCGACTGGTACCACCACGCGCCGAAACCCATCCAGGAGACCTATTTGGCGGCGGCGCACCACCATGACGAGCTGCAGCACATCCCGTGCTACTGCGGCTGCGGCGCCTTCCACGCCAGCAACTCCGACTGCTACTTCCAGCGGGACGAGACCGGCGCGGTGGTCGCGTTTGACCGGCACGCCGTGGGCTGCCAGATCTGCCTGGACATCACCCGGCAGACCGTGGCCGGACTGGAGAGCGGAAGATCCCTCACCCGCATCCGACAGGAGATCGACGAGGCGTATCAGGCCATGGGGCTGACGCCGACCCCCACGCCCCTTCCCCCGCCTGACCAGTGA
- a CDS encoding sensor histidine kinase, whose translation MRSLSLVARFWLSLSLLLLVVLVPMEYALDQLLERFYATQVTEPLLYHGRQLADMLAAEDAALAAAPLMAEMVGGEVVVLDREGRPRSFPGASAVEVPEDIRRAVVVGRTHVDQLRTPEGATYIVTGVPVQGGEGGVLLLAPADPLRQSFDRARRGLWLAGAAALLLGTGLALVMARSLTRPVLAMERATRAIARGDFSARVAPAGANELGRLGEAINRMAEQLEGHERRRREFLADVAHELRTPLSYIRGYTQALAEGVVTDPAEVRRFQRVVMDEVDRLSRLVDDLMDLAQIEEGQMAFERVPLDLRVPVEQAVRTVRSQAEEKGVALVVGLPDALPPVLADGGRIQQVVFNLLDNALRHTPPGGVVRVSAAVTRDAVAVRVRDTGEGIDPAQLPHVFDRFRGRRKGGRGLGLAVVRSIVRAHGGDVGVESRPGGGAAFWFWLPRA comes from the coding sequence ATGCGCAGCCTTAGTCTGGTCGCCCGGTTCTGGCTCTCCCTCTCCCTGCTCCTGCTCGTCGTGCTCGTCCCCATGGAGTACGCCCTGGACCAGCTGCTGGAGCGCTTCTACGCCACGCAGGTCACGGAGCCCCTCCTCTACCACGGCCGGCAACTCGCGGACATGCTGGCCGCAGAGGACGCGGCGCTGGCCGCCGCACCGCTCATGGCCGAGATGGTGGGGGGCGAGGTGGTGGTGCTGGACCGGGAAGGAAGGCCGCGGTCCTTCCCGGGCGCCTCCGCGGTCGAGGTGCCCGAGGACATCCGGCGGGCGGTGGTCGTCGGACGGACCCATGTGGACCAGCTGCGGACCCCGGAGGGAGCCACCTACATCGTCACCGGCGTGCCGGTCCAGGGGGGCGAAGGAGGAGTGCTGCTGCTGGCGCCCGCCGATCCCCTCCGGCAGTCGTTCGACAGGGCCCGGCGCGGCCTGTGGCTGGCCGGCGCCGCCGCGCTCCTGCTGGGCACGGGGCTCGCGCTGGTGATGGCCCGGAGCCTCACCCGCCCCGTGCTGGCGATGGAACGGGCGACCCGGGCCATCGCGCGCGGCGACTTCTCGGCGCGCGTGGCCCCGGCGGGCGCTAACGAGCTGGGCCGCCTCGGCGAGGCGATCAACCGGATGGCGGAACAGCTGGAGGGCCACGAGCGCCGCCGGCGGGAGTTCCTGGCTGACGTGGCCCACGAGCTGCGCACGCCGCTGTCGTACATCCGCGGGTATACCCAGGCCCTGGCCGAGGGGGTCGTGACCGATCCTGCGGAGGTCCGGCGATTCCAACGGGTGGTGATGGACGAGGTCGACCGGCTGAGCCGCCTCGTGGACGACCTGATGGACCTGGCGCAGATCGAAGAGGGGCAGATGGCCTTCGAGCGGGTGCCGCTGGATCTGCGCGTGCCGGTGGAGCAGGCGGTCCGGACCGTGCGGTCGCAGGCGGAGGAGAAGGGCGTCGCCCTGGTGGTGGGCCTCCCGGACGCGCTGCCCCCCGTCCTCGCCGACGGCGGCCGGATTCAGCAGGTGGTCTTCAACCTGCTGGACAACGCCCTGCGCCATACCCCGCCGGGAGGCGTGGTGCGGGTGTCCGCCGCGGTCACGAGGGACGCCGTGGCGGTCCGGGTGCGGGACACGGGGGAGGGCATCGACCCGGCTCAGCTTCCCCACGTGTTCGACCGCTTCCGCGGCCGGCGGAAGGGCGGCCGGGGGCTCGGTCTGGCGGTGGTGCGCTCCATCGTCCGGGCGCACGGCGGTGACGTCGGCGTGGAGTCCCGTCCCGGCGGGGGCGCCGCCTTCTGGTTCTGGCTGCCGCGGGCCTGA
- a CDS encoding response regulator transcription factor: MAPGKRPVVLVVDDEPRMRELIRLYLAAECTVLEAGDGLTALRAVRDAGPDLVLLDVMMPRLDGWQTLQRIREESAVPVIMLTARGGVADRVQGLRMGADDYIAKPFDGRELAARVQAVLRRSAGQVEANVPIRRGSLTIRPAERTALYAGRPLPLTPKEFDLLALLAAHPGQVFSREKLLDRIWGPDFQGDARTVDAHIKNLRDKLGEGAGLILTVWGVGYRFAEVPDAQP; the protein is encoded by the coding sequence ATGGCCCCGGGGAAGCGGCCTGTGGTGCTGGTGGTGGACGACGAGCCCCGCATGCGCGAGCTGATCCGGCTGTACCTCGCGGCGGAGTGCACCGTGCTCGAGGCCGGGGACGGCCTCACCGCCCTGCGGGCGGTGCGTGACGCGGGGCCTGACCTCGTGCTGCTGGACGTGATGATGCCCCGGTTGGACGGGTGGCAGACGCTGCAACGCATCCGCGAGGAGTCTGCCGTGCCCGTCATCATGCTCACCGCCCGGGGCGGTGTGGCGGATCGGGTACAGGGGCTCCGGATGGGCGCCGACGACTACATCGCCAAGCCCTTCGACGGCCGGGAGCTGGCCGCCCGGGTCCAGGCCGTGCTCCGCCGCTCGGCCGGACAGGTGGAGGCGAACGTCCCCATCCGCCGGGGCAGCCTGACGATCCGGCCGGCAGAGCGGACGGCGTTGTACGCCGGCCGTCCCCTGCCCCTCACTCCCAAGGAGTTTGACCTCCTGGCCCTGCTGGCGGCGCACCCGGGTCAGGTCTTCTCCCGGGAGAAGCTGCTGGACCGCATCTGGGGGCCCGACTTCCAGGGCGACGCCCGCACGGTGGACGCCCACATCAAGAACCTGCGGGACAAGCTGGGCGAGGGCGCGGGGCTCATCCTCACGGTCTGGGGCGTGGGGTACCGGTTCGCGGAGGTGCCGGATGCGCAGCCTTAG
- a CDS encoding copper homeostasis protein CutC codes for MKRVTLEVIAVTVADAVAAEAGGADRIELVASMAEGGVTPSAGVIAAVRRATRLPVYVMIRPRGGSFLFSPEEVEAMVTDARIARDLGADGLVVGALTPEGDVDRTALERILTEAGLPATFHRAFEEIIHREGALAQVASLPHVERILTGGGAARPEEALDTLRELVQRSPLEIQIGGGVTPANAARLVRETGASALHVGSAVRDSAGGVSAARVAELRRIIDGATAPA; via the coding sequence ATGAAGAGAGTCACGCTCGAGGTCATCGCCGTCACCGTCGCAGATGCCGTCGCCGCCGAGGCCGGCGGCGCGGACCGGATCGAGCTGGTCGCGAGCATGGCCGAAGGGGGCGTCACCCCCAGCGCCGGGGTGATCGCCGCCGTCCGGCGCGCCACCCGCCTGCCCGTCTACGTGATGATCCGGCCCCGCGGGGGCTCCTTCCTCTTCTCGCCGGAGGAGGTCGAGGCCATGGTCACCGACGCCCGCATCGCCCGGGATCTGGGAGCCGACGGACTGGTGGTCGGGGCGCTCACGCCGGAGGGCGACGTGGACCGAACGGCCCTGGAGCGCATCCTGACCGAGGCGGGACTCCCCGCCACCTTCCACCGCGCCTTTGAGGAGATCATCCACAGGGAGGGCGCGCTGGCGCAGGTCGCGTCCCTGCCCCACGTCGAGCGCATCCTCACCGGCGGGGGTGCGGCGAGGCCCGAGGAAGCCCTCGACACCCTCAGGGAGCTGGTTCAGCGGTCTCCGCTGGAGATCCAGATCGGCGGGGGCGTCACCCCGGCCAACGCCGCGCGGCTGGTGCGGGAGACGGGGGCGTCTGCCTTGCACGTCGGATCGGCCGTGCGCGATTCCGCGGGCGGCGTGTCGGCGGCGCGGGTGGCCGAGCTGCGGCGCATCATCGACGGCGCCACCGCCCCTGCCTGA
- a CDS encoding 4Fe-4S dicluster domain-containing protein, whose protein sequence is MTKSAFVLADPTKCIGCQSCEIACAVAHLGTSVTTAGEMKIPFQPRLRVVRTSRVTMPIQCRHCEDAPCANACPVGAIVRQDGVVLVKQERCIGCKTCVLACPFGAMDMVPALENGARVEQPGLKMDTPDGKVPKERYVAHKCDLCIGRPGGPACVEVCLARALTLVRRTAIDQRVRSRRVATASGIARSMSPRAAARS, encoded by the coding sequence ATGACGAAGAGCGCGTTCGTGCTGGCCGACCCGACCAAGTGCATCGGGTGCCAGTCCTGCGAGATCGCCTGCGCCGTCGCCCATCTGGGCACATCGGTCACCACGGCCGGCGAGATGAAGATTCCCTTCCAACCCCGGCTGCGGGTGGTGCGCACCTCCCGGGTGACCATGCCGATCCAGTGCCGCCACTGCGAGGACGCTCCGTGCGCCAACGCCTGCCCGGTCGGGGCCATCGTGCGGCAGGACGGCGTGGTGCTGGTGAAGCAGGAGAGGTGCATCGGCTGCAAGACCTGCGTGCTGGCCTGCCCCTTCGGCGCCATGGACATGGTGCCGGCGCTGGAGAACGGCGCGCGGGTGGAACAGCCGGGGCTGAAGATGGACACGCCCGACGGCAAGGTCCCCAAGGAGCGGTACGTGGCGCACAAGTGCGATCTCTGCATCGGCCGGCCGGGCGGCCCGGCGTGCGTCGAGGTCTGCCTGGCCCGGGCCCTGACGCTGGTCAGGCGCACCGCCATCGACCAGCGGGTGCGGTCGCGGCGCGTTGCGACCGCGTCGGGCATCGCCCGGTCGATGTCGCCGAGGGCCGCGGCGCGATCGTAA
- a CDS encoding [FeFe] hydrogenase, group A, translating into MIFIDQELCTGCRRCAEVCPVDAIVGEPGKPQSVDQEICVMCGQCVQVCSSYGSIWDDGLTPREQKLAERGLLPSVKEPLFAAWNEGRAKLVKEALADPDRYVMVQVAPAVRVAIAEEFGMPLGSLAPGKMAAALRRLGFDRVYSTDFTADLTIMEEGNELIERVTKGGTLPMFTSCCPAWVKYLEQTYPELLPHLSTCKSPQQMAGALFKTYGAKVDNVDPAKVYSVSVMPCTCKDFESGRPEMKASGYRDVDVVITTRELAHLIKDAGIDFNALPEEEYDRPLGLYTGAGTIFGATGGVMEAALRTAYEVIAKKPIPELDLKFVRGGEGVRYATVKIEDLELKVCVVSGLKNVAPVLEQVKAGKADFHFMEVMTCPVGCVSGGGQPKALLPSDRLCARMARTESTYRHDAQLPHRKSNENPDIKKIYKEFLGKPLGEKSHHLLHTSYTPRRRKA; encoded by the coding sequence GTGATTTTCATCGATCAGGAACTCTGCACCGGTTGCCGTCGCTGTGCCGAAGTCTGCCCGGTGGACGCCATCGTCGGCGAGCCGGGGAAGCCGCAGTCGGTTGACCAGGAGATCTGCGTGATGTGCGGCCAGTGCGTCCAGGTCTGCAGCTCCTACGGCTCGATCTGGGACGACGGCCTCACCCCCCGCGAACAGAAGCTGGCCGAGCGTGGGCTGCTGCCCTCCGTGAAGGAGCCGCTGTTCGCCGCCTGGAACGAGGGCCGGGCGAAGCTGGTAAAGGAGGCCCTGGCGGACCCGGACAGGTACGTCATGGTGCAGGTGGCCCCGGCGGTCCGCGTGGCCATCGCCGAGGAGTTCGGCATGCCGCTGGGCAGCCTGGCGCCGGGCAAGATGGCCGCGGCGCTGCGCCGGCTGGGCTTCGACCGGGTCTACTCCACCGACTTCACTGCCGACCTGACCATCATGGAGGAGGGCAACGAGCTGATCGAGCGGGTGACCAAGGGCGGCACCCTGCCGATGTTCACCAGCTGCTGCCCGGCCTGGGTGAAGTACCTGGAGCAGACCTATCCCGAGCTGCTGCCGCACCTGTCCACCTGCAAGTCGCCGCAGCAGATGGCCGGCGCCCTGTTCAAGACCTATGGGGCCAAGGTGGACAATGTCGACCCGGCGAAGGTCTACAGCGTCTCCGTCATGCCCTGTACCTGCAAGGACTTCGAGTCCGGCCGGCCGGAGATGAAGGCCAGCGGCTACCGGGACGTGGACGTGGTCATCACCACCCGGGAGCTGGCGCACCTGATCAAGGACGCCGGCATCGACTTCAACGCGCTGCCGGAGGAGGAGTACGACCGGCCGCTGGGGCTCTACACGGGTGCCGGCACCATCTTCGGCGCGACCGGCGGAGTGATGGAAGCGGCCCTCCGGACGGCGTATGAGGTGATCGCCAAGAAGCCAATCCCCGAGCTGGACCTGAAGTTCGTGCGCGGCGGCGAGGGCGTGCGGTACGCCACCGTGAAGATCGAGGACCTGGAGCTGAAGGTCTGCGTGGTCTCCGGCCTGAAGAACGTCGCCCCGGTGCTGGAGCAGGTGAAGGCGGGGAAGGCCGACTTCCACTTCATGGAGGTCATGACCTGCCCGGTGGGCTGCGTCTCCGGCGGCGGCCAGCCCAAGGCGCTCCTGCCCTCGGACCGGCTGTGCGCCCGCATGGCCCGCACGGAGTCCACGTACCGGCATGACGCCCAGTTGCCCCACAGGAAGTCCAACGAGAACCCGGACATCAAGAAGATCTACAAGGAGTTCCTGGGCAAGCCGTTGGGCGAGAAATCGCATCACCTGCTGCACACCAGCTACACGCCGAGGAGGCGCAAGGCATGA
- a CDS encoding 4Fe-4S dicluster domain-containing protein, with translation MCALNAFVVADPHKCIGCKVCEVSCFVVHSDVPVKTVGQVTTPIIPRLYLVHTAEVTMPVQCRHCEDAPCANACPVGAITQKDGIIDVDQETCIGCKTCVLACPFGAMEMVPYYKNGEQVKQLRLTEETGEGPVLQDVFVASKCDRCIGVEGGPACVANCPREALQVVRPDELRRTRNLEAALAVLESVKNVVG, from the coding sequence ATGTGCGCGCTCAACGCCTTTGTCGTGGCGGATCCCCATAAGTGTATCGGCTGCAAGGTCTGTGAGGTTTCCTGCTTCGTGGTCCACTCCGACGTGCCCGTGAAGACGGTCGGCCAGGTGACCACGCCCATCATCCCCCGGCTGTACCTGGTGCACACTGCCGAGGTCACCATGCCGGTGCAGTGCCGGCACTGCGAGGACGCTCCCTGCGCCAACGCCTGCCCGGTGGGCGCGATCACGCAGAAGGACGGCATCATCGACGTCGACCAGGAGACCTGCATCGGCTGCAAGACCTGCGTCCTGGCCTGTCCGTTCGGGGCCATGGAGATGGTGCCCTACTACAAGAACGGCGAGCAGGTGAAGCAGCTGCGGCTGACCGAGGAGACCGGCGAGGGGCCGGTGCTGCAGGATGTGTTCGTGGCCAGCAAGTGCGACCGGTGCATCGGGGTCGAGGGCGGCCCGGCCTGCGTCGCCAACTGCCCGCGGGAGGCGCTGCAGGTCGTCCGACCCGATGAGCTGCGCCGGACCCGGAACCTGGAGGCCGCCCTGGCCGTGCTCGAGTCCGTGAAGAACGTCGTCGGGTAG